Proteins encoded by one window of Lathyrus oleraceus cultivar Zhongwan6 chromosome 1, CAAS_Psat_ZW6_1.0, whole genome shotgun sequence:
- the LOC127080155 gene encoding GDSL esterase/lipase At1g29670 isoform X1 has product MESMFKIWLVMPILFLSSSYLHYCVNGKSQVPCVFIFGDSLSDSGNNNNLPSSPKSNYKPYGIDFPFGPTGRFTNGRTAVDIITQLLGFEKFIPPFANTSGSDILKGVNHASGGAGIRNETSKVTGFVISLGLQLTNHRVIVSQIAGRLGSLEKAQQYLNKCLYYVNIGSNDYINNYFRPQLYPTSHIYSPQQYAEALIQELSLNLLALHDIGARKYVLVGLGRLGCIPNAISNHGTDGSCVDEENAPPFIFNVELKSLVDHFNYKFSADSKFIFINSTLESDGQDGFFVSNAPCCPLRLIGGCIPDERPCYNRSEYVFWDAFHPSEAWNLLTATRSYNSPNSGFTSPMDIKQLVEQETKMELESTNEITSKLSASS; this is encoded by the exons ATGGAATCTATGTTCAAGATATGGTTGGTGATGCCCATTCTTTTCTTGTCTTCAAGCTATTTGCATTATTGTGTCAATGGTAAATCTCAAGTTCCTTGTGTTTTTATCTTTGGAGACTCTTTATCTGATAGTGGAAACAACAACAATCTTCCTTCTTCTCCGAAATCTAATTACAAACCTTATGGAATCGACTTTCCGTTCGGCCCAACTGGAAGATTTACCAACGGTCGAACTGCAGTCGACATAATAA CTCAACTCTTGGGATTTGAGAAATTCATTCCACCATTTGCAAACACTAGTGGTTCAGACATACTCAAAGGTGTGAACCATGCATCTGGGGGAGCTGGAATTCGTAACGAAACAAGCAAGGTTACG GGTTTTGTTATCAGCTTGGGATTACAGTTAACAAATCACAGAGTTATAGTTTCTCAAATTGCTGGCAGACTTGGAAGTCTTGAGAAAGCTCAACAATACCTGAACAAATGCTTGTATTATGTGAATATAGGAAGTAATGATTACATAAACAATTACTTTCGTCCACAACTCTATCCAACAAGCCACATTTATAGTCCTCAGCAGTATGCAGAAGCTCTAATTCAAGAGTTATCTTTGAATTTACTG GCTCTACATGACATTGGAGCAAGGAAATATGTGTTAGTTGGGTTAGGCCGCTTGGGCTGCATTCCGAATGCCATCTCTAATCATGGAACAGATGGGTCTTGTGTTGATGAGGAGAATGCTCCTCCATTCATTTTCAATGTGGAGCTTAAATCTCTAGTGGATCATTTCAATTATAAGTTCTCTGCCGATTCCAAGTTCATCTTCATAAACAGTACATTAGAATCAGATGGCCAGGACG GCTTTTTTGTTTCAAATGCTCCTTGTTGTCCACTAAGGTTGATTGGAGGGTGTATTCCTGATGAAAGACCATGCTATAATAGGAGTGAGTATGTATTTTGGGATGCATTCCATCCCTCTGAGGCTTGGAACCTACTCACTGCAACAAGGTCTTATAATTCACCTAATTCAGGCTTCACTTCTCCAATGGATATCAAGCAGCTTGTTGAACAAGAAACTAAGATGGAATTGGAATCTACAAATGAGATAACATCAAAGCTTAGTGCCTCTAGTTAA
- the LOC127080155 gene encoding GDSL esterase/lipase At1g29670 isoform X2, whose translation MESMFKIWLVMPILFLSSSYLHYCVNGKSQVPCVFIFGDSLSDSGNNNNLPSSPKSNYKPYGIDFPFGPTGRFTNGRTAVDIITQLLGFEKFIPPFANTSGSDILKGVNHASGGAGIRNETSKGFVISLGLQLTNHRVIVSQIAGRLGSLEKAQQYLNKCLYYVNIGSNDYINNYFRPQLYPTSHIYSPQQYAEALIQELSLNLLALHDIGARKYVLVGLGRLGCIPNAISNHGTDGSCVDEENAPPFIFNVELKSLVDHFNYKFSADSKFIFINSTLESDGQDGFFVSNAPCCPLRLIGGCIPDERPCYNRSEYVFWDAFHPSEAWNLLTATRSYNSPNSGFTSPMDIKQLVEQETKMELESTNEITSKLSASS comes from the exons ATGGAATCTATGTTCAAGATATGGTTGGTGATGCCCATTCTTTTCTTGTCTTCAAGCTATTTGCATTATTGTGTCAATGGTAAATCTCAAGTTCCTTGTGTTTTTATCTTTGGAGACTCTTTATCTGATAGTGGAAACAACAACAATCTTCCTTCTTCTCCGAAATCTAATTACAAACCTTATGGAATCGACTTTCCGTTCGGCCCAACTGGAAGATTTACCAACGGTCGAACTGCAGTCGACATAATAA CTCAACTCTTGGGATTTGAGAAATTCATTCCACCATTTGCAAACACTAGTGGTTCAGACATACTCAAAGGTGTGAACCATGCATCTGGGGGAGCTGGAATTCGTAACGAAACAAGCAAG GGTTTTGTTATCAGCTTGGGATTACAGTTAACAAATCACAGAGTTATAGTTTCTCAAATTGCTGGCAGACTTGGAAGTCTTGAGAAAGCTCAACAATACCTGAACAAATGCTTGTATTATGTGAATATAGGAAGTAATGATTACATAAACAATTACTTTCGTCCACAACTCTATCCAACAAGCCACATTTATAGTCCTCAGCAGTATGCAGAAGCTCTAATTCAAGAGTTATCTTTGAATTTACTG GCTCTACATGACATTGGAGCAAGGAAATATGTGTTAGTTGGGTTAGGCCGCTTGGGCTGCATTCCGAATGCCATCTCTAATCATGGAACAGATGGGTCTTGTGTTGATGAGGAGAATGCTCCTCCATTCATTTTCAATGTGGAGCTTAAATCTCTAGTGGATCATTTCAATTATAAGTTCTCTGCCGATTCCAAGTTCATCTTCATAAACAGTACATTAGAATCAGATGGCCAGGACG GCTTTTTTGTTTCAAATGCTCCTTGTTGTCCACTAAGGTTGATTGGAGGGTGTATTCCTGATGAAAGACCATGCTATAATAGGAGTGAGTATGTATTTTGGGATGCATTCCATCCCTCTGAGGCTTGGAACCTACTCACTGCAACAAGGTCTTATAATTCACCTAATTCAGGCTTCACTTCTCCAATGGATATCAAGCAGCTTGTTGAACAAGAAACTAAGATGGAATTGGAATCTACAAATGAGATAACATCAAAGCTTAGTGCCTCTAGTTAA